The sequence below is a genomic window from Variovorax paradoxus B4.
ACCACGGCCAAGCTCGCGGCGCGCTGCGTGATGCGCTTCGGCGCCGACAAGCTGGCGCTGGTCACCACCGACAGCTACCGCATCGGCGCCTACGAGCAGCTGCGCATCTACGGCCAGATCCTCAACGTGCCGGTCTACGCCGTGAAGGACGCGGCCGACCTGCACCTGGTGCTGCAGGACCTGCGCGACAAGCACATGGTGCTGATCGACACCGTGGGCATGAGCCAGCGCGACCGCGCCGTCTCCGACCAGATCGCCATGCTCTGCAGCACCCAGCGCCCGGTCAAGCGGCTGCTGCTGCTCAACGCCACGAGCCACGGCGACACGCTCAACGAGGTGGTGCACGCCTACCGGCACGGCAGCGGCAACGAGCTCGCGGGCTGCATTTTCACCAAGGTCGACGAAGCCACGCATCCCGGCGCGCTGATCGACACCGTGATCCGCCACCGCCTGCCGGTGCACTACGTCTCGAGCGGCCAGAAGGTGCCAGAGAACCTGATGCGGGCCGACCGCGCCCAGCTGGTGGACAGCGCGTTCCAGGCCAACAGCCGCAGCGCGCTGTTCGTGCCCGGCGAAGGCGACCTGCAGGACGGATCGGCGAACGCCGAGGCTTCCGCGGCCCATGCGGAGGCCGAACGGCAACGGCTGCAGTACCGGCAGCTGATCCGCGCCATGGCGCACGACGCGCAGGAAGTGGCCGCCGCGGCGTCGGCACTCGCGGCCGCGCCGCTCGGCTTCGAGCAGGCGCGCGTGCTCTGGCGGCTGGCCGCCGACGAGGACGTCGGCCACAAGGCGGTGCTGCAGGCGCTCATGGCGCATGCCACGAGCGAGGTCGGCGCCGGCTGCGACACCCATGTGCTGGCGCTCAGCGGCCAGGTCGGGCTCAAGTCCGACGAAGGCAGCGACGCCTACCAATGCCAGGGCAGCCTTCTGCTGTCCGACCGCAGCGGACTGCCGCTCGCAGCGCCCAACCAGTGGCTCTCCACCGCTGCGACCCGCAACGCCACCGACCCCACGCGCAAGCCCGGCGTGCGGCAGGTGCAGTGGCTGCGCCAGCAGGGCTTCGGCAAGACCGTGGTGCACGTGCTGCCCCGGCTGCCCGCGGCCGAGCTCATGCTGCAGTGGCAGGTGCAGCGCCAGCAATGGATGGCGCGCGTGCCGGGCTCGACGGCGGTGACCGATCCGCGCACCGGCGAGTACGCCACGCTGACCGGCCTGGACTTCAGTTTCGGCGACCCGCGCGCCGTGGTCTTCAAGGGCCGGGCCGCGCTGCAATCGGTGGCCGAGGCCCAGGTGACGCTGCGCACCGATGGCGGCCTGCCCGGCCTGCGCTGCGTCGTGACGCGCGTGACCGATGCGCGCAGCCACAAGATCCTGGCGCAGAGCCATGCGCTCACGAACATCGGCCGGGACGTCCCGCTGCAGCGGCTCGCGCAGTGGCAGTGCTGGGCCGCCGAGGCCGAGCCCTGCCTGCGCCTGCTGCGCCAGGGCCTCTCGGTGCTGGGCGGACTCGGCGAGGCGGGCGATCCGCACATGATGAAGCGCCTGCTCATCGCAGGCCAGGTGACCACCACCGTCTGGCGCCTGCTGCAGGCGAACGGCGACTGGGCCGGCCGCACCCGCGCGCTGCTCTCGCAGCTGACCGGACGGCCGGCCCGGTCCGGCCGCCCGGTCTCGGGCAACGTGCTTTATGCGGGCGTGGGCAAGCTGTTCTTCCTGCTGGAGGCGCTGGACACGTGAGCAAGCTGGTGTCGGATCAAGCCGATGGGCTGCGGCGGCTGCTCGCACAGCCGTCGGTGCGCATCATCGCGATCGCAAGCATGGGCAACCGGCCGGGCGCCACCACGGCGGCAATGAACCTGGGGGCCGCGCTGGCCCACATGGGCAAGGACGTGCTGCTGCTCGACGAGCACAGGCCGGGTCCGGATTCGGCTTGCGCGGCGTGGGCCGCCGACCCGCTCGGAACGCTGGCGGACGTCGTCTCCCAGCGGCTGACCTGCGAGGGCGCCGCCGCGCGCACCGAGTGCGGCGTCCACGTGCTGCCGGCACCGCTGGGCGGCCAGCCCGACCACACCGACCCGCGCCTGCTGTGGGACGGCGACGTCATCCTGGTCGACGCGGCGCTCGACGCCGTCGGCAGCCTGTCGCCGCTGGCGCGGCTGGCGGACGAACTGGTGGTGGTGCTCCAGCCCCACCCGGCTTCCATCACCGCCACCTATTCGGGCATCAAGCGGCTGCACTACGCGCATGCGCTGCAGCAGCTTCGCCTGCTGGTCAATGGCGTGGCCGACCCCGAGGCCGCGCGGCAGACCATGGCCAACCTGGTCGACACGGGCAGCCGCTACCTGGCGG
It includes:
- the flhF gene encoding flagellar biosynthesis protein FlhF; protein product: MNIPTDVRTSARKFVAPTSREALRLARQALGDEAIVLTNRVTAEGVEIVAMVQEDVEEVRASAAAAPQALPAAAPLPTPAVAPIAVPAAVPAPLAAESVLGELHSMRCMIEEQLAGVAWNEKQRRDPMRGRLLRTLLGAGFSARLSKAMLEHLPTGQSYAQGMAFVRSELIRTLPVHEDEDALLTQGGVYALMGPTGVGKTTTTAKLAARCVMRFGADKLALVTTDSYRIGAYEQLRIYGQILNVPVYAVKDAADLHLVLQDLRDKHMVLIDTVGMSQRDRAVSDQIAMLCSTQRPVKRLLLLNATSHGDTLNEVVHAYRHGSGNELAGCIFTKVDEATHPGALIDTVIRHRLPVHYVSSGQKVPENLMRADRAQLVDSAFQANSRSALFVPGEGDLQDGSANAEASAAHAEAERQRLQYRQLIRAMAHDAQEVAAAASALAAAPLGFEQARVLWRLAADEDVGHKAVLQALMAHATSEVGAGCDTHVLALSGQVGLKSDEGSDAYQCQGSLLLSDRSGLPLAAPNQWLSTAATRNATDPTRKPGVRQVQWLRQQGFGKTVVHVLPRLPAAELMLQWQVQRQQWMARVPGSTAVTDPRTGEYATLTGLDFSFGDPRAVVFKGRAALQSVAEAQVTLRTDGGLPGLRCVVTRVTDARSHKILAQSHALTNIGRDVPLQRLAQWQCWAAEAEPCLRLLRQGLSVLGGLGEAGDPHMMKRLLIAGQVTTTVWRLLQANGDWAGRTRALLSQLTGRPARSGRPVSGNVLYAGVGKLFFLLEALDT
- a CDS encoding MinD/ParA family protein, whose protein sequence is MSKLVSDQADGLRRLLAQPSVRIIAIASMGNRPGATTAAMNLGAALAHMGKDVLLLDEHRPGPDSACAAWAADPLGTLADVVSQRLTCEGAAARTECGVHVLPAPLGGQPDHTDPRLLWDGDVILVDAALDAVGSLSPLARLADELVVVLQPHPASITATYSGIKRLHYAHALQQLRLLVNGVADPEAARQTMANLVDTGSRYLAVSMQPAGWVRADPHLPDARRLARTVVEAFPASPAAVDFRVIAAAVAQWPWRPAVRPQDARTALWRPEALALEPSAAQEEERDRRVHRTGNH